Proteins from one Panicum virgatum strain AP13 chromosome 7K, P.virgatum_v5, whole genome shotgun sequence genomic window:
- the LOC120642796 gene encoding uncharacterized protein LOC120642796 isoform X2, producing MSALAASRRLLHLRPRLELCPRSRPLIPRSSWAKGMARFRRESPRRNLVSCRQGAFEEGNAAMDEAIRSPDEQLSHSKDGNGTALDPIGKKFANEFAQLSLEEEAGDGVVCGISESVVRDVGKAAIELLAARAFTVSELRKKLQSKKYPVDAVDVVVADFKSRHFAKRVCQRQK from the exons ATGTCGGCCCTGGCGGCTAgccgccgtctcctcc ATCTCCGGCCAAGGCTAGAGCTATGCCCGCGGTCCCGTCCCCTGATACCCCGCTCCTCCTG GGCGAAGGGGATGGCTCGTTTCCGGCGCGAGTCTCCGCGCCGGAACCTCGTGAGCTGCCGACAAGGTGCTTTTGAAGAGGGGAATGCAG CGATGGATGAGGCTATACGGAGTCCGGACGAACAACTAAGTCATTCCAAGGATGGGAATGGCACAGCCCTGGATCCCATTGGAAAGAAATTTGCCAATGAGTTTGCGCAGCTTTCGTTGGAAGAGGAGGCGGGCGATGGCGTGGTATGCGGAATTAGTGAAAGTGTGGTGCGAGATGTGGGGAAGGCTGCAATTGAATTGCTTGCTGCCAG AGCATTCACAGTTTCTGAGCTTAGGAAGAAACTACAAAGTAAGAAGTATCCAGTTGATGCAGTTGATGTTGTGGTTGCTGATTTCAAATCAAG GCACTTCGCCAAAAGGGTGTGCCAGAGGCAGAAGTAG
- the LOC120642796 gene encoding uncharacterized protein LOC120642796 isoform X1, translating into MSALAASRRLLHLRPRLELCPRSRPLIPRSSWAKGMARFRRESPRRNLVSCRQGAFEEGNAAMDEAIRSPDEQLSHSKDGNGTALDPIGKKFANEFAQLSLEEEAGDGVVCGISESVVRDVGKAAIELLAARAFTVSELRKKLQSKKYPVDAVDVVVADFKSRGLLNDGFYAESFSRSRWISSTWGPRRIKQALRQKGVPEAEVDQATRRVFQDGHGHGKEATYGISEASMGHLFAQASKQWQRGQNLTLENRRGRIVRWLQYRGFNWAVTNAIVRKLEAQHPP; encoded by the exons ATGTCGGCCCTGGCGGCTAgccgccgtctcctcc ATCTCCGGCCAAGGCTAGAGCTATGCCCGCGGTCCCGTCCCCTGATACCCCGCTCCTCCTG GGCGAAGGGGATGGCTCGTTTCCGGCGCGAGTCTCCGCGCCGGAACCTCGTGAGCTGCCGACAAGGTGCTTTTGAAGAGGGGAATGCAG CGATGGATGAGGCTATACGGAGTCCGGACGAACAACTAAGTCATTCCAAGGATGGGAATGGCACAGCCCTGGATCCCATTGGAAAGAAATTTGCCAATGAGTTTGCGCAGCTTTCGTTGGAAGAGGAGGCGGGCGATGGCGTGGTATGCGGAATTAGTGAAAGTGTGGTGCGAGATGTGGGGAAGGCTGCAATTGAATTGCTTGCTGCCAG AGCATTCACAGTTTCTGAGCTTAGGAAGAAACTACAAAGTAAGAAGTATCCAGTTGATGCAGTTGATGTTGTGGTTGCTGATTTCAAATCAAG GGGTTTGTTGAATGATGGTTTTTATGCGGAATCATTTTCGCGATCCCGGTGGATATCATCAACATGGGGTCCAAGGCGAATAAAACag GCACTTCGCCAAAAGGGTGTGCCAGAGGCAGAAGTAGATCAGGCAACAAGAAGAGTGTTCCAGGATGGTCATGGCCATGGTAAAGAGGCAACATATGGCATATCCGAAGCTTCCATGGGTCATCTGTTTGCTCAGGCATCCAAACAGTGGCAGCGTGGGCAAAACTTGACATTGGAGAATCGCCGCGGGCGCATTGTGAGGTGGCTTCAGTACCGAGGGTTCAACTGGGCTGTGACCAATGCCATTGTCAGGAAGCTGGAGGCTCAGCACCCTCCTTga
- the LOC120642797 gene encoding plant cysteine oxidase 3 isoform X3, which produces MAWGVPPRPPSSKVQALYELCKRTFPSPSAAGAGASPSPPLADAVRSISSLMDTITPADVGLRDDNVEDDRGHGFFESNFLKSSARVARWAQPITYLHIYECDAFSIGIFCLPTSAVIPLHDHPGMTVLSKILYGSMHVKSYDWIEPTVLASSQPARLAKLHMDDVRTAPCPTSVLYPQSGGNLHCFTSVSSCAVLDVLAPPYCEDAGRICTYFHDYPFSSLSAAAGLAKVPGNPDNYAWLEAINSPVNIYMRTGMYTGPPVQT; this is translated from the exons ATGGCGTGGGGCGtgcccccgcggccgccgtcgtctAAGGTGCAGGCCCTCTACGAGCTCTGCAAGCGCACGTTCCCTTCCccatccgccgccggcgccggcgcctcgcCTTCTCCCCCGCTCGCCGACGCCGTCCGCAGCATCTCCTCGCTCATGG ACACAATCACTCCTGCGGATGTTGGGCTCAGAGATGATAATGTTGAGGACGACAGGGGGCATGGATTTTTTGAGTCCAACTTCCTCAAGAGTTCAGCAAGGGTGGCCCGATGGGCGCAGCCTATCACCTACCTTCATATCTACGAATGCGACGCTTTCTCT ATTGGAATATTCTGCTTACCAACTTCAGCCGTCATTCCTCTGCATGATCATCCAGGAATGACTGTATTGAGCAAAATCCTTTACGGTTCCATGCATGTGAAATCATACGATTGGATAGAGCCTACTGTCCTAGCAAGTAGCCAGCCAG CAAGACTAGCCAAGTTACATATGGATGATGTTCGAACTGCCCCGTGTCCAACCTCCGTTTTGTATCCCCAAAGTGGTGGGAATTTGCACTGCTTTACTTCAGTATCTTCATGTGCTGTTCTTGATGTCCTCGCCCCACCATATTGCGAAGATGCTGGTCGGATCTGCACATATTTTCATGATTATCCATTTTCTAGCCTTT cagcagcagctggacTCGCAAAGGTACCTGGCAACCCAGATAATTACGCATGGCTGGAGGCCATAAACTCTCCAGTTAATATTTACATGCGCACTGGCATGTATACCGGTCCACCTGTACAG ACATAA
- the LOC120642797 gene encoding plant cysteine oxidase 3 isoform X4, with translation MAWGVPPRPPSSKVQALYELCKRTFPSPSAAGAGASPSPPLADAVRSISSLMDTITPADVGLRDDNVEDDRGHGFFESNFLKSSARVARWAQPITYLHIYECDAFSIGIFCLPTSAVIPLHDHPGMTVLSKILYGSMHVKSYDWIEPTVLASSQPARLAKLHMDDVRTAPCPTSVLYPQSGGNLHCFTSVSSCAVLDVLAPPYCEDAGRICTYFHDYPFSSLSAAGLAKVPGNPDNYAWLEAINSPVNIYMRTGMYTGPPVQT, from the exons ATGGCGTGGGGCGtgcccccgcggccgccgtcgtctAAGGTGCAGGCCCTCTACGAGCTCTGCAAGCGCACGTTCCCTTCCccatccgccgccggcgccggcgcctcgcCTTCTCCCCCGCTCGCCGACGCCGTCCGCAGCATCTCCTCGCTCATGG ACACAATCACTCCTGCGGATGTTGGGCTCAGAGATGATAATGTTGAGGACGACAGGGGGCATGGATTTTTTGAGTCCAACTTCCTCAAGAGTTCAGCAAGGGTGGCCCGATGGGCGCAGCCTATCACCTACCTTCATATCTACGAATGCGACGCTTTCTCT ATTGGAATATTCTGCTTACCAACTTCAGCCGTCATTCCTCTGCATGATCATCCAGGAATGACTGTATTGAGCAAAATCCTTTACGGTTCCATGCATGTGAAATCATACGATTGGATAGAGCCTACTGTCCTAGCAAGTAGCCAGCCAG CAAGACTAGCCAAGTTACATATGGATGATGTTCGAACTGCCCCGTGTCCAACCTCCGTTTTGTATCCCCAAAGTGGTGGGAATTTGCACTGCTTTACTTCAGTATCTTCATGTGCTGTTCTTGATGTCCTCGCCCCACCATATTGCGAAGATGCTGGTCGGATCTGCACATATTTTCATGATTATCCATTTTCTAGCCTTT cagcagctggacTCGCAAAGGTACCTGGCAACCCAGATAATTACGCATGGCTGGAGGCCATAAACTCTCCAGTTAATATTTACATGCGCACTGGCATGTATACCGGTCCACCTGTACAG ACATAA
- the LOC120642797 gene encoding plant cysteine oxidase 3 isoform X2: MAWGVPPRPPSSKVQALYELCKRTFPSPSAAGAGASPSPPLADAVRSISSLMDTITPADVGLRDDNVEDDRGHGFFESNFLKSSARVARWAQPITYLHIYECDAFSIGIFCLPTSAVIPLHDHPGMTVLSKILYGSMHVKSYDWIEPTVLASSQPARLAKLHMDDVRTAPCPTSVLYPQSGGNLHCFTSVSSCAVLDVLAPPYCEDAGRICTYFHDYPFSSLSAAGLAKVPGNPDNYAWLEAINSPVNIYMRTGMYTGPPVQELQT, encoded by the exons ATGGCGTGGGGCGtgcccccgcggccgccgtcgtctAAGGTGCAGGCCCTCTACGAGCTCTGCAAGCGCACGTTCCCTTCCccatccgccgccggcgccggcgcctcgcCTTCTCCCCCGCTCGCCGACGCCGTCCGCAGCATCTCCTCGCTCATGG ACACAATCACTCCTGCGGATGTTGGGCTCAGAGATGATAATGTTGAGGACGACAGGGGGCATGGATTTTTTGAGTCCAACTTCCTCAAGAGTTCAGCAAGGGTGGCCCGATGGGCGCAGCCTATCACCTACCTTCATATCTACGAATGCGACGCTTTCTCT ATTGGAATATTCTGCTTACCAACTTCAGCCGTCATTCCTCTGCATGATCATCCAGGAATGACTGTATTGAGCAAAATCCTTTACGGTTCCATGCATGTGAAATCATACGATTGGATAGAGCCTACTGTCCTAGCAAGTAGCCAGCCAG CAAGACTAGCCAAGTTACATATGGATGATGTTCGAACTGCCCCGTGTCCAACCTCCGTTTTGTATCCCCAAAGTGGTGGGAATTTGCACTGCTTTACTTCAGTATCTTCATGTGCTGTTCTTGATGTCCTCGCCCCACCATATTGCGAAGATGCTGGTCGGATCTGCACATATTTTCATGATTATCCATTTTCTAGCCTTT cagcagctggacTCGCAAAGGTACCTGGCAACCCAGATAATTACGCATGGCTGGAGGCCATAAACTCTCCAGTTAATATTTACATGCGCACTGGCATGTATACCGGTCCACCTGTACAG GAACTTCAGACATAA
- the LOC120642797 gene encoding plant cysteine oxidase 3 isoform X1, translating to MAWGVPPRPPSSKVQALYELCKRTFPSPSAAGAGASPSPPLADAVRSISSLMDTITPADVGLRDDNVEDDRGHGFFESNFLKSSARVARWAQPITYLHIYECDAFSIGIFCLPTSAVIPLHDHPGMTVLSKILYGSMHVKSYDWIEPTVLASSQPARLAKLHMDDVRTAPCPTSVLYPQSGGNLHCFTSVSSCAVLDVLAPPYCEDAGRICTYFHDYPFSSLSAAAGLAKVPGNPDNYAWLEAINSPVNIYMRTGMYTGPPVQELQT from the exons ATGGCGTGGGGCGtgcccccgcggccgccgtcgtctAAGGTGCAGGCCCTCTACGAGCTCTGCAAGCGCACGTTCCCTTCCccatccgccgccggcgccggcgcctcgcCTTCTCCCCCGCTCGCCGACGCCGTCCGCAGCATCTCCTCGCTCATGG ACACAATCACTCCTGCGGATGTTGGGCTCAGAGATGATAATGTTGAGGACGACAGGGGGCATGGATTTTTTGAGTCCAACTTCCTCAAGAGTTCAGCAAGGGTGGCCCGATGGGCGCAGCCTATCACCTACCTTCATATCTACGAATGCGACGCTTTCTCT ATTGGAATATTCTGCTTACCAACTTCAGCCGTCATTCCTCTGCATGATCATCCAGGAATGACTGTATTGAGCAAAATCCTTTACGGTTCCATGCATGTGAAATCATACGATTGGATAGAGCCTACTGTCCTAGCAAGTAGCCAGCCAG CAAGACTAGCCAAGTTACATATGGATGATGTTCGAACTGCCCCGTGTCCAACCTCCGTTTTGTATCCCCAAAGTGGTGGGAATTTGCACTGCTTTACTTCAGTATCTTCATGTGCTGTTCTTGATGTCCTCGCCCCACCATATTGCGAAGATGCTGGTCGGATCTGCACATATTTTCATGATTATCCATTTTCTAGCCTTT cagcagcagctggacTCGCAAAGGTACCTGGCAACCCAGATAATTACGCATGGCTGGAGGCCATAAACTCTCCAGTTAATATTTACATGCGCACTGGCATGTATACCGGTCCACCTGTACAG GAACTTCAGACATAA
- the LOC120642798 gene encoding F-box/kelch-repeat protein At5g15710-like, which yields MDAAAPARAARPTSPSRPPKAIRSTKPRGLDEDTAAPPAFPKCKSPSSAVAGGGAGAGAAASLLHHHADVPMDATVWAGLPDDLLLEVLARVPPFLLFRLRPVSRRWEAILHDPAFLAAHAAVPSHGPCLLTFSRGGGSHSAPHCSVLSVPLHARYKLPFGFLPPWDLWLVGSSGGLVCFSGFDGATFRTVICNPLAQAWRVLPDMHCNQQRQLVLTVDKSRRSFKVIAASDVYGDKMLPTEVYDSKEDKWSVHQMMPAVNLCSSKMAFCDSRLYLETLSPLGLMMYRVDAGRWEHIPAKFPRSLLDGYLVAGARTRLFLVGRIGLYSTIQSMRIWELDHGRTVWVEISRMPPRYFRALLRLSAERFECFGQDNLICFTSWNQGKGLLYDVDKKVWSWIAGCASQLCNSQVCFYEPRFDTSIY from the coding sequence atggacgcggcggcgccagcgcgcgccgcgcggcccACGAGCCCGTCGCGGCCGCCCAAGGCGATCCGCAGCACCAAGCCGCGGGGGCTCGACGAGgacaccgccgcgccgcccgcgttcCCCAAGTGCAAGtccccctcctccgccgtcgcgggcggcggcgcaggcgccggcgccgcggcctcgcTCCTCCACCACCACGCGGACGTCCCGATGGACGCCACCGTCTGGGCGGGGCTCCCCGACGACCTCCTCCTCGAGGTGCTCGCCCGCGTGCcgcccttcctcctcttccgccTCCGCCCCGTCTCCCGCCGATGGGAGGCCATTCTCCACGACCCGGCCTTcctcgccgcgcacgccgcggtgCCCTCCCACGGGCCCTGCCTCCTCACCTTCTCCAGGGGCGGCGGCTCCCACTCTGCGCCGCACTGCAGCGTGCTCAGCGTCCCCCTGCACGCCCGCTACAAGCTCCCCTTCGGCTTCCTCCCGCCCTGGGACCTCTGGCTCGTCGGATCCTCGGGAGGGCTCGTCTGCTTCTCCGGCTTCGACGGCGCTACTTTCCGCACGGTCATCTGCAACCCGCTCGCGCAGGCCTGGCGGGTGCTCCCGGACATGCATTGCAACCAGCAGCGGCAGCTTGTGCTCACTGTCGACAAGAGCCGCCGGTCGTTCAAGGTAATCGCCGCCAGTGATGTGTATGGGGACAAGATGCTCCCCACTGAGGTCTATGACTCCAAGGAGGATAAATGGTCGGTGCACCAGATGATGCCTGCGGTGAACCTGTGCTCATCAAAGATGGCATTCTGTGACTCTAGGTTGTACCTGGAGACGCTCTCGCCGCTGGGACTGATGATGTATAGAGTGGATGCTGGGCGTTGGGAGCATATACCTGCCAAGTTCCCACGGTCCCTGCTGGATGGTTATCTGGTGGCTGGAGCTCGCACAAGGTTGTTCTTGGTTGGGCGAATTGGGCTCTATAGCACAATTCAGAGTATGAGGATCTGGGAGCTGGATCATGGTAGAACAGTTTGGGTGGAGATAAGCAGAATGCCGCCCAGGTACTTTAGGGCTCTGCTGAGGTTGTCGGCTGAGAGGTTCGAGTGCTTTGGGCAGGATAACTTGATATGTTTCACATCATGGAATCAGGGCAAGGGTCTTCTGTATGATGTTGATAAGAAGGTTTGGTCGTGGATCGCTGGTTGTGCTAGCCAGCTGTGCAATAGCCAGGTCTGCTTTTACGAGCCAAGGTTTGACACATCGATATATTGA